In Holosporales bacterium, a single window of DNA contains:
- a CDS encoding TIGR01459 family HAD-type hydrolase, with the protein MKTISGVRDICDSYDVFILDVWGVLYDGLSVFPTVNDCLQKIKARSKHIALLTNASRSESLIYKFLADSRLDTSCLTFIQTSGDAAITAILNFFAADPSKRLYHLSFGTNKSPFSDTAIQLTDDVMQADAIAISSNIEEGDSDAEIMEVLHKAASRKLPMFCLNGDRIALRGRTKILCAGFFADKYTNELGGEARFYGKPYKSVYDRVFERLDALGLGPKRVMIGDSMDTDILGAKNAAIDSTLVKTGLSARELEKTLGALWFDKMQAKYGFLPTYLCDEFRW; encoded by the coding sequence GTGAAAACCATCAGTGGCGTCCGTGATATTTGCGACAGTTATGATGTTTTCATACTTGATGTGTGGGGCGTGTTGTATGATGGACTTAGCGTATTTCCAACTGTCAATGATTGCCTACAAAAAATAAAGGCTCGCAGCAAGCACATAGCACTTTTAACCAATGCGTCCAGATCAGAATCGCTTATATATAAGTTTCTTGCTGACAGTAGGTTAGACACCTCGTGCTTAACTTTTATACAAACGTCTGGTGACGCGGCTATAACGGCTATTTTGAACTTTTTTGCCGCCGATCCCAGCAAAAGGCTATATCATCTCTCCTTTGGCACCAATAAAAGCCCATTCAGTGATACCGCAATACAACTTACAGACGATGTTATGCAAGCAGATGCAATAGCAATTTCCTCTAATATAGAAGAAGGCGACTCTGACGCTGAGATCATGGAAGTTTTGCACAAAGCTGCTTCTAGAAAATTACCTATGTTTTGTTTAAACGGGGATAGAATCGCTTTACGCGGACGTACAAAGATACTCTGCGCTGGCTTTTTCGCCGACAAATATACTAACGAGCTTGGTGGGGAAGCCAGGTTTTATGGCAAACCTTATAAATCTGTTTATGACAGAGTATTCGAACGCTTAGATGCACTCGGGTTAGGGCCAAAACGTGTGATGATTGGCGACTCTATGGATACCGATATTTTAGGCGCTAAAAATGCTGCTATAGATTCAACTCTTGTAAAAACCGGCTTGTCAGCCAGAGAACTTGAAAAGACGTTAGGGGCGCTGTGGTTTGACAAAATGCAGGCTAAATACGGCTTTTTGCCAACATATCTGTGTGATGAGTTTAGGTGGTAG
- a CDS encoding enoyl-CoA hydratase/isomerase family protein, protein MSAYLTTEISGSTALIRLDFPHLNAVNQALIEKLNSSLCSLEKNPNIKAIVVTGTDKAFSVGLDLKEALKMDFQQAVANDFISKEWGQLSECRVPVIAAVSGYTLGAGLELALMCDIIISSDTTVFGQPEIKFGIIPGLGATQRLTRLIGRQMASVMCMTGEFINSAQALEYGITAKTVPCSKLISSALDMAKKISANPRSALIMAKQAIKAAQETTLTQGMALERQMFYSLLSSPDKNRLIKQFLSKK, encoded by the coding sequence ATGAGTGCTTACCTGACGACGGAGATATCCGGCAGCACTGCCCTGATCAGGCTGGATTTCCCGCACCTTAATGCAGTTAATCAGGCATTAATCGAAAAGCTTAACAGCAGCCTTTGCAGCTTAGAGAAAAATCCCAACATAAAAGCCATTGTAGTCACCGGAACGGATAAGGCTTTCTCTGTCGGATTGGACTTAAAAGAAGCCTTAAAGATGGACTTTCAGCAGGCTGTTGCCAATGATTTTATAAGCAAAGAATGGGGACAACTGTCCGAATGCAGAGTCCCTGTCATAGCCGCAGTATCAGGCTATACCTTAGGCGCCGGGCTAGAACTTGCGCTTATGTGTGACATTATAATATCAAGCGATACCACCGTATTCGGCCAACCAGAGATAAAGTTCGGTATAATTCCCGGCCTGGGTGCGACCCAAAGACTTACCAGGCTTATAGGACGCCAGATGGCGAGCGTTATGTGCATGACAGGCGAGTTTATCAACTCTGCCCAAGCGCTTGAATATGGGATAACGGCCAAAACAGTCCCGTGTTCTAAATTAATCTCAAGCGCGCTTGATATGGCGAAAAAGATCAGCGCCAATCCAAGGTCGGCACTGATCATGGCAAAACAGGCCATAAAAGCAGCGCAAGAAACAACACTTACTCAAGGTATGGCTTTAGAGCGGCAAATGTTTTACAGCTTGCTTTCATCGCCAGACAAGAACCGCCTTATAAAACAGTTTTTGAGCAAAAAGTGA
- the tsaD gene encoding tRNA (adenosine(37)-N6)-threonylcarbamoyltransferase complex transferase subunit TsaD — protein MKVLGIESSCDDTAAAVVADDKTILSNVVYSQELTHKLYGGVVPEIAARAHIDKISAVVQCALSQANCDVDDIDLIAATAGPGLIGGLIVGTSFAKAMAVSLSKPYMPINHLEGHALTARLTNNVEYPYLLFLLSGGHCQSMVVRGYGDYSVIGRTLDDAIGESFDKAAKMLGLPTPGGPSIEKAALSGNHKRFKFSVPMLGRNDFSFSGLKTAVRVQIEKINTLNKQDISDLSASFQQSICDVMLDKFKQILKDKRFSDIKQLVLGGGVGANAAIRLNLQKVCDNCGINLIAPPAKFCTDNAAMIAWAAVEGAANSFEDLKFCPDPNWQII, from the coding sequence ATGAAAGTCCTTGGGATAGAGTCAAGCTGCGACGATACTGCGGCCGCTGTGGTCGCCGACGACAAAACAATTCTTTCGAACGTTGTATATTCTCAAGAACTTACGCATAAGTTGTATGGCGGCGTTGTGCCGGAAATTGCGGCTAGGGCCCATATCGACAAAATTTCCGCTGTCGTTCAATGCGCTTTGTCTCAGGCCAATTGCGACGTTGACGATATTGATCTGATCGCAGCTACGGCAGGGCCTGGCTTAATTGGGGGGCTGATCGTCGGGACCAGTTTCGCCAAAGCCATGGCTGTATCGCTAAGCAAGCCATATATGCCAATCAATCACCTTGAAGGACATGCCCTAACGGCCAGGCTGACCAATAATGTCGAGTATCCCTATCTTTTGTTTTTGCTTTCAGGCGGACACTGCCAGTCTATGGTTGTGCGAGGGTACGGCGATTACTCGGTAATCGGCCGCACATTGGATGATGCGATTGGTGAGTCATTTGATAAAGCGGCCAAAATGCTAGGCCTTCCAACCCCTGGCGGCCCATCCATAGAAAAAGCCGCACTGTCGGGCAACCATAAAAGATTTAAATTTTCGGTACCTATGCTCGGCAGGAATGACTTTTCTTTCTCTGGCTTGAAAACCGCCGTAAGGGTTCAGATTGAAAAGATTAATACTTTAAATAAGCAAGATATAAGCGACCTATCAGCCTCATTTCAACAAAGCATATGTGACGTTATGCTCGATAAGTTTAAGCAAATCCTGAAGGATAAACGGTTTTCTGATATCAAACAGCTGGTTTTGGGCGGTGGGGTTGGGGCCAATGCTGCAATCAGGCTAAACCTTCAAAAAGTATGCGATAATTGTGGGATAAATCTTATCGCCCCTCCTGCAAAATTCTGTACCGATAACGCCGCTATGATAGCGTGGGCGGCTGTGGAAGGGGCCGCTAACAGCTTTGAAGATTTGAAATTTTGCCCAGATCCAAACTGGCAGATCATTTAA
- a CDS encoding helix-turn-helix transcriptional regulator, producing the protein MHIDKDVNKHIGNQLRLRRQLMGLSQEKLAEKLGITFQQVQKYEKGVNKISAARLLTISEILNTNMSYFFEGFDNNSGCPEYSLGEDSAAYDEDVFSKKETLDLLRAYYMIENVQIRKHVLDLIRAIPEN; encoded by the coding sequence ATGCATATTGATAAAGACGTAAATAAGCATATAGGAAATCAATTAAGGCTGCGCCGACAACTTATGGGCCTAAGTCAAGAAAAGCTGGCGGAAAAATTAGGAATTACATTCCAGCAAGTGCAGAAATACGAAAAAGGCGTTAATAAAATAAGTGCAGCCAGGCTGCTTACTATAAGCGAGATTTTAAATACAAATATGAGCTACTTTTTCGAAGGGTTTGATAACAACTCTGGCTGTCCAGAGTATTCCCTGGGAGAAGACAGCGCCGCATATGATGAAGATGTTTTTTCTAAAAAGGAAACATTAGATCTGCTAAGAGCGTATTACATGATAGAGAACGTTCAGATACGCAAGCATGTCTTAGACTTAATTCGCGCAATACCAGAAAATTAG
- a CDS encoding alpha/beta hydrolase, which yields MLYETKLSAASQKIVEALAPSENFTYETLKAMYDNLKAGGHSIDITRQIANQFFIDHTCEKAPVEEVKDFCVKDVNENHEVPVRLYSIGSSDDVLMFIHGGGYIQGNLETHDSLCRRLANALKVNVLSVGYRLAPETLFPAQLDDLLGAYIWCANKAGKNSKLIIAGDSAGGNLCAALCLKLHDVLYDRKPDAQILFYASLTNNFESPSFNVFRRGYGLTVDWIKYYIYLYTGEKLNNPELSNNKYLYPGLAEDASVFPKTVVVSASCDVLLDGQLEFISKLESANVPVQHINVDGAVHSFMNYSREFVDEVPKVLSQISQWLEKQLG from the coding sequence ATGTTATACGAAACAAAGTTAAGCGCTGCGTCGCAAAAAATCGTAGAGGCTCTGGCTCCATCGGAAAATTTTACGTACGAAACACTTAAGGCCATGTACGACAACCTGAAAGCAGGCGGCCACAGCATAGATATTACCAGGCAGATTGCTAATCAGTTTTTCATTGATCACACTTGCGAAAAAGCGCCTGTCGAAGAGGTAAAAGACTTTTGCGTCAAAGACGTAAACGAGAATCATGAAGTCCCTGTTCGCCTGTATTCCATCGGTAGTAGTGACGACGTTTTAATGTTTATCCATGGCGGAGGCTATATACAAGGCAACTTGGAAACTCATGACAGTCTTTGCAGGCGGTTGGCCAATGCCCTTAAAGTCAATGTATTGTCGGTGGGTTACAGACTGGCGCCAGAAACTTTGTTTCCCGCCCAGCTCGATGATTTGTTAGGTGCATATATATGGTGTGCGAATAAAGCAGGTAAAAACTCAAAACTAATCATTGCGGGCGACAGTGCCGGTGGAAATCTGTGTGCCGCATTATGTTTAAAGCTGCACGATGTTTTGTACGACAGAAAGCCTGATGCGCAAATTTTGTTTTACGCATCGCTGACGAACAATTTTGAATCGCCTTCTTTCAATGTCTTTAGGCGTGGTTATGGACTTACCGTAGATTGGATAAAGTACTATATATACCTGTACACTGGCGAAAAGTTAAACAATCCTGAACTCTCTAATAACAAGTACTTATATCCAGGCCTGGCTGAGGACGCCAGCGTATTCCCAAAAACGGTCGTTGTTTCTGCTAGCTGCGATGTTCTACTGGACGGACAGCTGGAATTTATCAGCAAACTTGAAAGCGCCAATGTGCCTGTTCAGCACATAAACGTAGATGGGGCTGTGCACAGCTTTATGAACTACAGCAGAGAGTTTGTGGATGAAGTGCCTAAAGTCTTATCTCAGATTTCGCAGTGGTTAGAAAAACAACTTGGTTAG
- a CDS encoding NTP/NDP exchange transporter, with the protein MSKAAKTQEAEFKGFRSILWPIHNFELKKFLPTAFMMLFIVFNYSTMRCTKDALIVPLCGAEIISALKLFAVLPSAVIFMLVYSKLANVLNRPKLFYSITSFFALYLALFVFFLYPNRDALHPDLTSVMALWPRFRWLLLIASNWTLSSFYIMAELWGSVMISLMFWQYANEITNLKEARRFYSMFGFFSNFGAIAAGNLIVNLSTSGSDIAAWDHSLHSIMIFVISSCVIIMCIYWWMEKNVLTDKRFYDPEANAGKTKKKKAKMSLGESFKYIFTSKYLGYIVLLIICYGVSINLVEGVWKDRMRAFCAHSTEYNAIMGRVQMYTGTAALAMMLIGMNIVRRFSWFTSAVITPIMIVVTGALFFFFVVYGYLLDPMLAGLTIAPLGLAVYIGFAQNVLAKSTKYSLFDATKEMSYIPLDDELKIKGKAAVEVVGGRFGKSGGAAIQQLLLFLFPGWTLFDLSPIIGIVFLFIACIWVVAVYGLSKQFAAITANRPDAIAK; encoded by the coding sequence ATGTCTAAAGCAGCAAAGACTCAGGAAGCTGAGTTTAAAGGTTTTCGTTCGATTCTTTGGCCTATACACAATTTTGAGCTTAAGAAATTTTTGCCGACAGCCTTCATGATGTTATTCATCGTTTTTAACTACAGCACCATGCGTTGTACAAAGGACGCATTAATAGTTCCGCTTTGTGGGGCTGAGATCATAAGCGCTCTTAAGCTGTTTGCCGTGCTACCCAGCGCGGTCATATTTATGTTGGTTTATTCGAAGCTGGCTAATGTCTTAAATCGGCCAAAGTTATTCTATTCAATAACTTCTTTTTTTGCTTTATACCTCGCGTTGTTTGTGTTTTTCCTATATCCCAACAGGGATGCTTTACACCCGGACTTGACCTCTGTTATGGCGTTGTGGCCTAGATTCAGGTGGTTGCTGTTGATTGCCAGCAACTGGACACTGTCATCGTTTTACATAATGGCAGAGCTTTGGGGCAGCGTGATGATCTCGCTTATGTTTTGGCAGTATGCAAATGAAATTACCAACCTAAAAGAAGCTAGGCGCTTTTACAGTATGTTTGGCTTTTTCAGCAACTTTGGCGCAATAGCCGCCGGCAACCTTATAGTCAATCTTTCTACCAGTGGTAGCGATATAGCGGCTTGGGATCATTCTCTTCACAGTATTATGATCTTTGTTATTTCGTCTTGCGTTATAATTATGTGTATATACTGGTGGATGGAAAAGAACGTCTTAACTGACAAGCGTTTTTATGACCCAGAGGCCAACGCAGGCAAAACGAAAAAGAAAAAAGCTAAAATGTCTTTGGGCGAAAGCTTCAAGTACATATTTACGTCAAAATATCTGGGTTATATCGTGCTGCTAATCATATGCTATGGCGTCAGTATAAACTTAGTTGAAGGTGTCTGGAAAGATCGTATGCGTGCGTTCTGTGCGCACAGCACTGAATATAATGCCATCATGGGACGCGTGCAGATGTACACAGGCACTGCGGCCTTGGCTATGATGCTTATCGGCATGAACATTGTCCGTCGATTCAGCTGGTTCACCAGCGCCGTAATCACACCAATTATGATAGTGGTAACAGGCGCGCTGTTTTTCTTCTTTGTAGTATATGGATATCTGCTTGATCCTATGCTGGCTGGGCTGACAATTGCACCACTGGGGCTGGCGGTTTATATAGGTTTTGCGCAAAATGTTTTGGCGAAATCCACTAAGTATTCACTGTTTGATGCGACCAAAGAGATGTCATATATCCCATTGGATGATGAGCTGAAGATTAAAGGCAAAGCGGCGGTTGAAGTGGTCGGTGGCCGTTTCGGTAAATCTGGTGGCGCGGCAATTCAACAGCTGCTGTTGTTCTTGTTTCCTGGCTGGACGCTGTTTGATCTATCGCCAATTATCGGTATTGTTTTCTTGTTTATTGCTTGTATATGGGTTGTTGCTGTATATGGCCTAAGTAAGCAGTTTGCTGCCATAACCGCTAACAGACCAGATGCTATAGCCAAATAA
- the gyrA gene encoding DNA gyrase subunit A gives MATETEDKDVTLAPLDAEMKRSYLDYAMSVIVARALPDVRDGLKPVHRRILYGMKEGGCDYNKPYRKSARIVGDVMGKYHPHGDAPIYDSMVRMAQDFSMRSPLIDGQGNFGSMDGDSAAAMRYTEARLSKISHSVFEDLDFDTVDFQPNYDGSTVEPKLMPARFPNLLVNGAGGIAVGMATNIPTHNLGEVIDACHAVIDNPDIDISELMKVIPGPDFPTGASIIGRSGIYSYFTCGRGAVMVRSKTHVEEIRSGKFAIVATEIPYQVNKARLVEHIAEIVNDKTIEGISDLRDESDREGVRVVIELKRDASPDVILNQLYRHTQLQVSFGVNMLALHNGLPVQMGLKEVLVAFLGFRREVVIRRTQFELNKARERAHLLIGLALAVANIDEVVNLIKSSQDAQDAKQRLLSRKWSVIDVLDLIKLIDDAGNVVENGICQLTERQAQAILDLRLQRLTGLERTKIDDELKALIKSIADLLDILASPVRITQIIKDELTLIKDSFADKRRTSIEEGEIDIDDEDLIEREDVVITVSEAGYIKRVPLAQYKLQKRGGKGRAGIAMRDEDFAQDIFLANTHTPVLFFSSKGIVYQAKAYTLPQGTLQSRGKAMVNMFPLSEGETISTVLVLPKDEDCWGSLNIVFATSKGNVRRNKMADFLKIRTNGRIAMKLDEGEQLISVAACKDNVDVMLATYKGMCVRFPIDALRVFAGHSSNGVRGVRLKKDDHVISMTIINSFPATTEERDDYIRYYNWSRRVEGDLENESDHEPEIATPKDKIDLMLANDQSILTVTERGFGKRTSSYAYRTTSRGVQGIKNIEVSSKNGCVVATFPVNDDDHIMLITDQGKLIRSAVTDIRITGRNTRGVIVFRIDPNEKVVSAIKLNEFGEDEDEPVQCE, from the coding sequence TTGGCAACAGAAACAGAAGATAAGGACGTTACTTTAGCTCCGCTAGATGCTGAGATGAAGAGGTCGTACCTCGACTATGCGATGAGCGTGATTGTCGCAAGAGCTTTGCCTGACGTACGCGACGGCTTGAAGCCTGTGCACCGAAGAATCCTGTACGGAATGAAAGAAGGCGGTTGCGACTATAACAAGCCGTACAGAAAGTCCGCCAGAATAGTCGGCGATGTGATGGGTAAGTATCACCCACATGGCGACGCGCCTATTTATGACTCTATGGTTCGTATGGCGCAGGATTTTTCCATGCGTTCTCCGCTTATTGATGGGCAGGGAAACTTCGGCTCGATGGACGGGGATTCTGCTGCTGCTATGCGTTATACAGAAGCGCGGCTTTCAAAAATCTCACACAGCGTGTTTGAGGACCTTGACTTCGACACAGTCGATTTTCAGCCAAACTACGACGGATCTACGGTCGAGCCTAAATTAATGCCGGCCAGGTTTCCAAACCTGTTGGTAAATGGCGCAGGTGGTATCGCGGTTGGTATGGCAACGAATATCCCAACGCATAACTTGGGTGAAGTGATTGATGCTTGTCATGCGGTAATTGATAACCCAGACATTGATATTAGTGAGCTTATGAAGGTGATTCCTGGGCCGGATTTTCCAACAGGCGCATCAATAATTGGTCGCAGTGGAATATACAGCTATTTCACCTGTGGGCGCGGCGCAGTTATGGTCAGGTCCAAAACCCATGTTGAAGAGATTAGAAGCGGCAAGTTTGCGATAGTCGCAACCGAAATTCCGTATCAAGTTAACAAAGCCCGCCTAGTAGAGCACATAGCCGAAATAGTTAACGATAAAACGATAGAGGGCATATCGGATCTGCGCGACGAATCTGACCGCGAAGGCGTTAGGGTGGTTATAGAGCTTAAAAGAGACGCCTCGCCAGATGTGATTTTGAATCAGTTGTACCGGCATACGCAGCTTCAGGTATCATTTGGCGTCAATATGCTGGCTTTGCATAATGGGCTGCCTGTCCAGATGGGGCTTAAAGAAGTGCTGGTGGCCTTCTTGGGCTTCAGGCGAGAAGTTGTTATTCGACGTACGCAGTTTGAGCTTAATAAAGCCAGAGAGCGTGCTCATCTGCTTATCGGTCTGGCCCTTGCGGTTGCCAACATCGACGAGGTTGTAAACCTTATCAAAAGCAGCCAAGACGCCCAAGACGCCAAGCAACGCCTGTTATCGCGAAAGTGGTCAGTAATTGATGTTTTGGACCTTATCAAATTAATCGATGACGCTGGAAATGTTGTCGAGAACGGCATTTGTCAGCTTACTGAGCGTCAAGCCCAGGCGATCCTAGACCTCAGACTGCAAAGATTGACGGGATTAGAGCGTACAAAAATTGATGACGAGCTGAAGGCCTTAATCAAAAGTATCGCTGACCTTCTGGATATTTTGGCATCGCCGGTCAGGATTACCCAGATTATCAAAGACGAATTAACCTTAATAAAGGACAGTTTTGCTGATAAGCGCAGAACTTCTATCGAAGAGGGCGAGATAGATATTGATGACGAAGACCTGATCGAACGCGAAGATGTGGTGATAACCGTCAGCGAGGCTGGATATATAAAACGCGTGCCGCTTGCGCAATATAAGCTTCAGAAACGAGGAGGCAAAGGTCGCGCCGGTATCGCCATGCGTGATGAGGATTTTGCCCAGGATATCTTCCTTGCCAACACACATACGCCGGTTTTGTTTTTCTCATCCAAAGGTATCGTGTATCAAGCCAAGGCTTATACTTTGCCACAAGGAACGCTTCAGTCGCGCGGTAAAGCCATGGTTAACATGTTCCCATTGTCCGAGGGTGAGACAATATCCACCGTTTTGGTACTCCCTAAGGACGAGGATTGCTGGGGAAGTCTAAACATAGTTTTTGCAACTTCTAAAGGAAATGTCCGCAGGAATAAGATGGCGGATTTCTTGAAAATCAGGACTAACGGCAGAATCGCCATGAAGCTTGATGAAGGTGAGCAATTAATATCTGTAGCCGCTTGCAAGGACAATGTTGATGTGATGTTGGCCACTTATAAGGGCATGTGCGTAAGGTTCCCAATTGACGCATTAAGGGTATTTGCTGGCCACAGTTCCAATGGCGTACGAGGCGTTAGGCTTAAAAAAGACGATCATGTGATATCTATGACCATTATTAACAGTTTTCCCGCTACAACAGAGGAAAGGGACGACTATATCAGATATTACAACTGGTCCAGGCGGGTTGAAGGCGACTTGGAAAACGAATCAGACCACGAACCGGAAATCGCTACGCCTAAGGATAAAATCGACCTGATGCTGGCCAATGATCAGTCGATCCTTACCGTTACTGAGCGTGGGTTCGGCAAACGCACTTCGTCTTATGCTTACAGGACGACAAGTCGCGGTGTTCAGGGTATTAAGAACATTGAGGTAAGTTCGAAAAACGGTTGCGTTGTTGCTACATTCCCGGTAAACGACGATGATCATATCATGTTGATCACTGATCAGGGCAAGCTTATCCGCTCGGCTGTCACTGACATACGCATAACCGGACGTAACACCAGAGGTGTGATTGTATTCAGGATAGATCCTAACGAAAAAGTCGTATCTGCCATCAAGCTAAACGAATTTGGCGAAGATGAGGATGAACCGGTGCAGTGTGAGTAG
- the thyX gene encoding FAD-dependent thymidylate synthase — protein sequence MADESTQIERTSVESFDSMLGQVIPVLDHGFIRVIDYMGDDTSIVQAARVSYGKGTKQSKQDAGLIDYLMRNDHTSPFEMCEIKLHIKMPLFVARQWLRHRTASVNEYSARYSVLNDDFYVPDTSRICAQSQSNKQTSGEALPLDVTKQIIDTIKSVSRLAHDKYKELIDIGLVREVARSIIPLNTYTEMYWKIDLHNLLRFVRLRNSPHAQYEIRVYAEKIQELLKAWVPLVYESFIKHKMHISDKLT from the coding sequence ATGGCGGATGAAAGCACGCAAATAGAAAGGACCTCGGTTGAATCGTTCGATTCCATGCTGGGGCAGGTTATACCCGTGCTGGACCATGGTTTTATCCGTGTAATAGACTATATGGGCGACGATACCTCTATTGTTCAGGCTGCCCGGGTCTCTTACGGTAAGGGAACCAAGCAATCAAAGCAGGACGCCGGGCTAATCGATTATCTCATGCGCAATGACCACACCTCACCGTTTGAGATGTGTGAGATTAAGCTGCACATCAAAATGCCGCTGTTTGTCGCTCGACAATGGCTTCGCCACCGAACCGCCAGCGTTAATGAATATTCTGCTCGATATTCCGTTTTAAACGACGATTTTTACGTACCTGATACAAGCCGTATATGCGCACAGTCTCAGTCCAACAAACAAACCAGCGGAGAAGCTCTACCTTTGGACGTAACCAAGCAAATTATTGATACTATTAAGTCGGTTTCAAGACTCGCTCATGATAAGTATAAAGAGTTGATTGACATAGGCTTAGTCAGGGAGGTTGCTCGCAGCATTATACCTTTGAACACCTATACCGAAATGTACTGGAAGATTGACCTGCACAACTTACTAAGGTTTGTAAGGCTTAGAAACTCTCCTCATGCGCAATACGAAATACGGGTTTACGCCGAAAAGATTCAAGAGCTCCTTAAGGCCTGGGTACCGCTGGTTTACGAGTCATTTATAAAACATAAGATGCATATCAGCGACAAGTTAACCTAA
- a CDS encoding ribonuclease D — protein sequence MMNSLDITLFENDLPVGLDLGDEIAIDTEAMGLNIHNDRLCLVQIATSAGKCFLIKIGSPAKPASNLTEVLRSQKITKIFHFARFDVALLSKTFAVPVNNIFCTKIASKLARTFSSKHGLKDLCPDLLGVELSKQEQTSDWGENKLTEEQLKYAASDVLYLHRLKAKLLKMLIREGRDKLAYDCFKNLSTIAELDILSINPDALFSH from the coding sequence ATGATGAATAGTCTAGATATCACCCTGTTTGAAAACGACCTCCCGGTTGGGCTTGACCTTGGGGATGAGATAGCCATAGATACCGAGGCTATGGGGCTTAACATACACAATGACAGGCTGTGTCTTGTGCAGATTGCCACCAGCGCCGGCAAGTGTTTTCTGATAAAAATCGGCAGTCCAGCCAAACCGGCCTCCAATCTTACCGAGGTCTTGCGTTCGCAGAAAATTACCAAAATCTTTCATTTTGCTCGCTTTGATGTAGCTTTGCTCAGTAAAACCTTTGCTGTCCCGGTCAATAACATATTCTGCACTAAGATTGCTTCGAAGTTGGCCAGGACTTTTTCAAGTAAGCACGGTCTTAAAGATCTGTGCCCCGATCTGCTTGGCGTTGAGCTGTCAAAGCAAGAGCAAACCTCAGATTGGGGAGAGAATAAATTAACCGAAGAGCAGCTGAAGTATGCTGCCAGCGATGTATTGTATCTGCATCGGCTTAAAGCGAAATTGCTAAAAATGCTGATACGCGAGGGCAGGGATAAGCTAGCCTACGATTGCTTCAAAAACCTCAGCACAATCGCTGAGTTAGATATATTAAGCATAAATCCAGACGCTTTATTTTCTCACTAA
- the ssb gene encoding single-stranded DNA-binding protein encodes MAGSLNKVMLIGNLGGDPEIRVSQDGAKIASLRLATSESWKDKATGERKDRTEWHRVVIFNQNLAEIASKYLHKGSKVFVEGQLQTRKWQDTSGVDRYSTEVVISNFRGEITMLDSKPAGASQGGDSTAPSSGDVASGGPDPFQDLNDDIPF; translated from the coding sequence ATGGCAGGTAGTTTGAATAAAGTTATGTTAATCGGCAATTTAGGCGGCGATCCTGAGATTCGCGTAAGTCAGGATGGTGCCAAGATTGCCAGCTTAAGGCTTGCAACGTCAGAAAGCTGGAAGGACAAGGCTACTGGTGAGCGCAAGGACAGGACGGAATGGCATCGGGTCGTTATTTTCAACCAAAACCTTGCTGAAATTGCCTCAAAGTATTTGCATAAAGGATCGAAGGTTTTCGTCGAAGGGCAATTGCAAACAAGAAAATGGCAGGACACTTCAGGCGTAGACAGATATTCAACAGAGGTTGTAATTTCAAACTTTCGAGGGGAAATAACTATGCTGGACAGCAAACCTGCTGGAGCGTCTCAAGGGGGCGATTCTACAGCGCCTTCTTCGGGTGATGTTGCATCCGGTGGCCCCGATCCTTTTCAGGATCTTAACGACGACATCCCATTTTAA
- a CDS encoding CarD family transcriptional regulator, translated as MAASNKRFSVGQSVVYPAHGVGKIVDIEKQAIDETILELLVISFDKDSMKLRVPVSKAGSVGLRPLCSREQMQKAVQVLEEPGKINRMLWSRRAVKYESKINSGDVVQIAEVVRDLFRSSIGGKQSYSERLMYQLSLERLVGEYAAIEDLDEGTAFQHLEGALKAA; from the coding sequence TTGGCAGCTAGCAATAAGCGTTTTTCGGTCGGACAATCGGTAGTTTATCCAGCTCATGGCGTTGGAAAAATAGTCGATATCGAAAAACAAGCCATAGACGAAACTATCCTAGAGCTTCTTGTTATATCCTTCGACAAGGACAGCATGAAGCTTAGGGTACCGGTGAGCAAGGCTGGCTCAGTAGGGCTTAGGCCACTGTGCTCACGCGAGCAGATGCAGAAGGCTGTGCAGGTTCTGGAAGAGCCAGGCAAGATCAATCGTATGCTTTGGAGTCGCCGGGCTGTTAAGTACGAATCCAAAATAAACTCAGGCGATGTAGTTCAGATAGCAGAGGTTGTCAGGGATCTGTTTCGCTCCAGCATTGGCGGCAAACAGTCTTACAGCGAGCGTTTGATGTATCAATTGTCCTTAGAGCGTCTGGTCGGCGAGTATGCGGCAATAGAAGACTTAGATGAGGGTACGGCTTTTCAACATTTGGAAGGCGCTCTTAAAGCCGCTTAA